The DNA segment GCACGGCTGGTGGAGCAACTGACAACCAGCAAGGACAATGCGGCAAGCGCCACCAGCTTGAGCGGTTTATTGATCGGCGATACCCGCATTACTTGACGCCCCGTGCTTGAACCAGCATGTCTGACAGCTGATGTACGGCCATGGCGTACATCACACTGCGGTTATAACGCGTGATTGCGTAAAAATTCTTCAGGCCCATCCAGTATTCCGGGCCGTCTGCGCCCTCCAGGCGAAAGGCGGTAACCGGTATATCATCGCGCAGCGCATCATGACTTGACCAGCCCAGCGCCCGCAACTCCCCGACGGTTTTCACCGGCTCGATGCCCTGGGTCAGGCCTTCATCGGCGCGATCGCCCGTGACATCGGCGCGAATCACCACCGGCTCGCCAGCCACCCAGCCGTGACGTTTGAAGTAGCTGGCAACACTGCCGATGGCATCATCGGGGTTGCTCCAGATATTGATATGGCCATCACCGTCGAAATCCACGGCGTAGGCGCGAAAGCTGCTCGGCATGAACTGTGGCAGGCCCATGGCCCCGGCGTACGAGCCTTTGAGGGTCAATGGGTCGATCTGCTCTTCACGGGCCAGCAGCAGGAACTCGCGCAGTTCCTTGCGGAAGAATTCGGCACGGGGCGGGTAATCGAAGCCCAGGGTCGACAAGGCGTCGATCACCCGGAAACTGCCGGTATTGCGCCCGTAAAAGGTTTCAACGCCGATAATCGACACGATCACCTGGGCCGGCACGCCATATTCCTGCTCGGCACGGGCCAGTACGGCCTCGTGCTGGCGCCAGAAGTCCACACCCCGCGCCACCCGGGCGTCGGTGAGAAACATCGGGCGATAGTCCTTCCACTGTTTGACGCGCTCGGCGGGGCGAGAGATCGCGTCGAGGATCGACTGCTTGCGCTGAGCCTCGCGGAACACGCCCATCAGTTGTTCGCCGGCGAAACCATAGTCACGCGTCATCTCGCCGACAAACTCGGCGACCTGGGGCGAGCCGTCGTAATCGCCGGCCAGGGCTGGCTGTGCAGCGCCAAAGGCGCCCACCAAGCCCAGACAGGACGCATACCGAGCAGCCCAGCCACGCATTGCTTGCATTGACATCTTCACCTTATTCAAACCTGTGCGATCCACTTGCGATGGGTATGGATCGACATCAAGACCCCAAACGCTGACAGTAATGTCACCAACGAAGTTCCGCCGTAGCTAATGAACGGCAACGGCACCCCAACCACCGGCAGCAGGCCACTGACCATACCGATGTTGACGAAAACGTAAACAAAAAAAGTCATTGTCAGCGCGCCGGCAAGCAATTTGCCGAACAACGTCTGCGCTTGCGCGGTAATCACCAAGCCACGCCCGATCAACAGCAAGTAGATCAGCAACAGTGCGCAGATGCCCACCAGGCCGAACTCCTCACCCATCACCGCGATAATAAAGTCGGTGTGGCTTTCCGGCAGGAAGTCCAGGTGCGACTGGGTGCCCAGCAACCAGCCCTTGCCAAACACGCCACCGGAACCGATGGCCGCCTTGGACTGGATGATGTTCCAGCCGGTGCCCAGCGGATCGCTCTCAGGGTCGAGGAAGGTCAGGACCCGCTGCTTCTGATAGTCGTGCATGAAGAAGAACCACATGGCGACAGCCACCGGCACGGCCGCCACCAGCACACTGACGATCCAGCGCCAGCGCAGGCCGCCCATGAACAACACGAATGCACCGCCGGCAAGAATCAGCAGGCCGGTGCCGAGGTCCGGCTGGCGCACGATCAGAATGAACGGAATGCCGATCAGGATCAGGCTGATCCCCACATGCTTGAGCTGCGGCGGCAAGGTGCGCTTGGCCAGGTACCAGGCGATGGTGGCCGGCATGAGGATTTTCATGAATTCCGACGGCTGGAAGCGAATCACCCCCGGGATATTGATCCAACGGGTGGCGCCCATGGCGTTGTGCCCCATGACGTCCACCACCACCAGCAGCAGCACCCCGACGACATACCCCAGCGGCACCCAGCGCGCCATGAAGCGCGGCTCCAACTGGGCGATAACCACCATCGACAACAGGCCCAGGCCAAACGAGGACGCCTGCTTGATCAACAGGTCCCAGTTCTTGCCACTGGCCGAATACAGCACGAACAGGCTACCGGCTGCCAGGGTCAGCAGCAGGATCAGCAACGGGCCATCAATGTGCATGCGTTGCAACAAGGTGGCGCGGCGGCGCATCACATCCTCACTGGAGAGAATGCGGTCGAAATTACTCTTCACGGGCCGTAGCCTCCGCGCTTGAAGGGTTGGCAAACTCAGGCTTGAGCTTGCCGTCCTGGTCCAGCAACCAGGCATCCATGATCTGGCGCACCACCGGGGCGGCCACGCCGGAACCGGACTCGCCGTTCTCGACCATCACCGCCACGGTGATTTTCGGGTTGTCGGCCGGGGCGAAACCGACGAACAAGGCGTGGTCGCGATGGCGTTCCTGGACTTTGGAGCGGTCGTATTTCTCGCCCTGCTTGATTGCGACCACCTGGGCAGTCCCGCTCTTGCCGGCAATCCGATACTGCGCGCCAATGGCCGCCTTGCGCGCCGTGCCTCGCGCGCCGTGCATCACTTGTTGCATGCCGTGGTTGACCTTGGTCCAGTCGGACGGGTCGCGCAGGACGATGTCGGGGATCGGGTTTTCATCCACCGGCTGTTCACCCTCGATGGTCTTGGCCAGGTGCGGACGAATCCACTTGCCTTTGCTGGCCACCAGCGCCGTGGCCTGGGCCAGTTGCAAGGGCGTGGCCTGCATATAGCCCTGGCCGATCCCCAGGATCAGCGTCTCACCGGGGAACCAGGCCTGGCGCCGGGTGGCGCGCTTCCACTCGCGGGACGGCATCAGGCCAGGGGACTCTTCAAACATATCCAGGGACACTTTCTGACCGAGGCCGAACTTGCCCATGTAGGTCGATAAACGATCAATCCCCAGCTTGTGGGCCAGGTCATAGAAGTAGGTGTCGTTGGAACGCATGATCGCCATATCCAGATCCACATAGCCGTCGCCGGTACGGTTCCAGTTACGGTATTTGTGATCGTAGTTGGGCAACATGTAGTAACCCGGATCGTAGACCCGGCTGGAAGCAGTCACGACACCGGCATCCAGGCCGGCAATCGCCACCGCTGGCTTGATGGTCGAACCCGGTGGATACAGACCGCGCAGCACCCGGTTGAACAACGGCCGGTCGATGGAATCACGCAACTCGGCATAGGCCTTGAAGCTGATCCCGGTGACAAACAGGTTGGGGTCGAAACTCGGCTGGCTGACCATGGCCAGGACCTCGCCGGTGTTCGGGTCCAGCGCGACCACCGCACCACGACGCCCGCCGAGGGCCATTTCCGCGGCCTCCTGCAGCTTGATATCCAGGCTCAGAACAATGTCCTTGCCGGGAATCGGGTCGGTGCGCTTGAGCACCCGCAGCACGCGGCCACGGGCGTTGGTCTCGACCTCCTCGTAACCCACCTGGCCGTGCAGCTCCGGCTCGTAGAAGCGCTCGATACCGGTCTTGCCGATATGGTGGGTGCCGCTGTAATTGACCGGATCGAGGGTTTTCAGCTCTTTTTCGTTGATCCGCCCCATATAACCGACCGAGTGGGCAAAGTGCGCCCCCTGCGGGTAATGCCGCACCAGTTGCGCCACCACCTCCACCCCCGGCAGGCGGAACTGGTTCACGGCGATCCTGGCGATCTGCTCTTCAGTCAGCTCAAACAGGATCGGCACCGGTTCAAACGGGCGCCGCCCCTGCTTCATGCGCTTCTCGAAGATCGCCCGGTCTTCCGGCGTCAGTTGCAGCACCTCGACAATCACATCGAGGATCTGCTGCCAGTCACCGGACCGTTCGCGGGTCATGCTCAGGCTGAAACTGGGCCGGTTATCGGCAATCACCACGCCATTGCGGTCGAAAATCAGGCCACGGGTCGGCGGGATCGGCTGCACATGCACCCGGTTGTTTTCCGACAACGTGGAGTGATACTCGTACTGGATCACCTGCAGGTAATACAGACGGGCGATCAACACGCACATCAACGCCACCACCGCGATCGCGCCAAAGATCACACGCGCGCGTACAAGACGTGCGTCTTTCTCGTGGTCCTTGATGCGGATCGGCTGGGTCATCAGGCAGGGCGCAGACTATTTGTGGTAAGGGTGCCCGGACAGGACTGTCCAGGCGCGATACAGCTGTTCACCAATCAGAATCCGCACCAGCGGATGGGGCAACGTCAGGGGCGACAGCGACCAGCGCTGATCGGCCCGCGCGCAGACTTCCGGCGCCAACCCCTCGGGGCCGCCGACCATGAAGTTGACCGTGCGCGAATCCAGGCGCCAGCGATCCAGTTCCACCGCCAACTGCTCGGTGCTCCAGGGTTTGCCGTGCACCTCAAGGGTGACGATGCGCTCGTTGGCACCGACCTTGGCCAGCATCGCCTCGCCTTCCTGACGGATAAAGCGCGCCACATCGGCGTTCTTGCCCCGGGTGTTGAGGGGTATTTCCACCAGTTCCAGAGCCAATTCGGATGGCAGACGCTTGGCATATTCATGCCAGCCTTCTTCCACCCACTTGGGCATGCGTGAACCGACAGCGATCAGACGCAGGCGCACAGCCGTTCCTTATTCCTGGTCTTTGTTGAGCTTGTCGAAGTGCGCGTGACCGACTTCAGGGCTGTGGTGCTTGCCATCGGCAGCACGGCTCTGCTCGGCGCCTTTCCACAGACGCTCCAGGTCGTAGAACTGGCGAGCGTTGCTGGTCATCATGTGTACGATCACGGTGTCCAGGTCAGCCAGCACCCAGTCGCTATCGCCCTTGCCTTCTTCACCCAGTGGCTTGACGCCCTGGGCTTTGACGGCTTCGCGAACCTTGTCCAGCATCGCGCCGATCTGGCGGTTGGAGGTACCGGTGGCGATGATCATGAAGTCGGTGATGCTTTGCTTGTCGCGCACGTCCAGGACCTGGATGTCCTGGGCCTTCACGTCTTCCAGGGCGGCTACGGCCAGCGCGACCAGCGCTTCGCCTTCAGGGGCCGGGACCAGCAGGGCTTCCACTGGCAACGGTGCGCTCTTGAACGTGCCTTTGCGCTTAACTTTGCTTACGTCTTTGTTCGTCATATAAAACTCGTTTTGCTCATTAGTTCGGGCGCTTCAATACACGACTATTCGTGCCTTCAAGCGCGCCTTTTCAGTTCGACGCACGGTAAAGCCCGTGCGCATCGATGTAGGCCAGGACCGCGTCAGGCACCAGGAAACGTACCGACTTACCGCTGGCCAGCAGTTGACGGATCTGGGTGGCGGACACCGCAAGCGGGGTCTGCCAGACGAATGCAATATTCCCGCTCGGCCCGGTCAGGGCCTGTGGGTCACTTACCGACCGCGCTGCCAGCAGGTTGCGCAAGGCATCCGGCGGTTCGCTGTC comes from the Pseudomonas shahriarae genome and includes:
- the mrdA gene encoding penicillin-binding protein 2, which encodes MTQPIRIKDHEKDARLVRARVIFGAIAVVALMCVLIARLYYLQVIQYEYHSTLSENNRVHVQPIPPTRGLIFDRNGVVIADNRPSFSLSMTRERSGDWQQILDVIVEVLQLTPEDRAIFEKRMKQGRRPFEPVPILFELTEEQIARIAVNQFRLPGVEVVAQLVRHYPQGAHFAHSVGYMGRINEKELKTLDPVNYSGTHHIGKTGIERFYEPELHGQVGYEEVETNARGRVLRVLKRTDPIPGKDIVLSLDIKLQEAAEMALGGRRGAVVALDPNTGEVLAMVSQPSFDPNLFVTGISFKAYAELRDSIDRPLFNRVLRGLYPPGSTIKPAVAIAGLDAGVVTASSRVYDPGYYMLPNYDHKYRNWNRTGDGYVDLDMAIMRSNDTYFYDLAHKLGIDRLSTYMGKFGLGQKVSLDMFEESPGLMPSREWKRATRRQAWFPGETLILGIGQGYMQATPLQLAQATALVASKGKWIRPHLAKTIEGEQPVDENPIPDIVLRDPSDWTKVNHGMQQVMHGARGTARKAAIGAQYRIAGKSGTAQVVAIKQGEKYDRSKVQERHRDHALFVGFAPADNPKITVAVMVENGESGSGVAAPVVRQIMDAWLLDQDGKLKPEFANPSSAEATAREE
- the rodA gene encoding rod shape-determining protein RodA, whose amino-acid sequence is MRRRATLLQRMHIDGPLLILLLTLAAGSLFVLYSASGKNWDLLIKQASSFGLGLLSMVVIAQLEPRFMARWVPLGYVVGVLLLVVVDVMGHNAMGATRWINIPGVIRFQPSEFMKILMPATIAWYLAKRTLPPQLKHVGISLILIGIPFILIVRQPDLGTGLLILAGGAFVLFMGGLRWRWIVSVLVAAVPVAVAMWFFFMHDYQKQRVLTFLDPESDPLGTGWNIIQSKAAIGSGGVFGKGWLLGTQSHLDFLPESHTDFIIAVMGEEFGLVGICALLLIYLLLIGRGLVITAQAQTLFGKLLAGALTMTFFVYVFVNIGMVSGLLPVVGVPLPFISYGGTSLVTLLSAFGVLMSIHTHRKWIAQV
- the rsfS gene encoding ribosome silencing factor codes for the protein MTNKDVSKVKRKGTFKSAPLPVEALLVPAPEGEALVALAVAALEDVKAQDIQVLDVRDKQSITDFMIIATGTSNRQIGAMLDKVREAVKAQGVKPLGEEGKGDSDWVLADLDTVIVHMMTSNARQFYDLERLWKGAEQSRAADGKHHSPEVGHAHFDKLNKDQE
- the mltB gene encoding lytic murein transglycosylase B, whose amino-acid sequence is MQAMRGWAARYASCLGLVGAFGAAQPALAGDYDGSPQVAEFVGEMTRDYGFAGEQLMGVFREAQRKQSILDAISRPAERVKQWKDYRPMFLTDARVARGVDFWRQHEAVLARAEQEYGVPAQVIVSIIGVETFYGRNTGSFRVIDALSTLGFDYPPRAEFFRKELREFLLLAREEQIDPLTLKGSYAGAMGLPQFMPSSFRAYAVDFDGDGHINIWSNPDDAIGSVASYFKRHGWVAGEPVVIRADVTGDRADEGLTQGIEPVKTVGELRALGWSSHDALRDDIPVTAFRLEGADGPEYWMGLKNFYAITRYNRSVMYAMAVHQLSDMLVQARGVK
- the rlmH gene encoding 23S rRNA (pseudouridine(1915)-N(3))-methyltransferase RlmH, which translates into the protein MRLRLIAVGSRMPKWVEEGWHEYAKRLPSELALELVEIPLNTRGKNADVARFIRQEGEAMLAKVGANERIVTLEVHGKPWSTEQLAVELDRWRLDSRTVNFMVGGPEGLAPEVCARADQRWSLSPLTLPHPLVRILIGEQLYRAWTVLSGHPYHK